In Alosa alosa isolate M-15738 ecotype Scorff River chromosome 10, AALO_Geno_1.1, whole genome shotgun sequence, the genomic stretch AGCGCTATAAATATTACCTAGAGCCGGATGATGAATCCAACGTACCCTTAAGAGTCAGGAGTCGGCGAGATGTAATGTTTAGTTTGCAGACTTGAGCCTGTTTAAGTTTATAACATGTTTAGCAGTGCATGCTTCAAAGCAGCTTAAAACCAGTGCAACATTTCTTGTGGCAAAATAAGAGTTTATGAGGCACAAAAATCATATATTTTCTTGATTTAACATTGATTAAATTAAACATGATTTAATTTTCTGTATTAAGATGTAAAATGTTTGCATTGTATTGACTGTGCACTGTCTCTGTTCTCTATAAGGTTCCTCCTGGCAGGGACTCTCCTGCTGCACTCACCACTGACGGACATCCCATTGGCTCTCCAGTCCACTCAGTAAGTGTACATCCAGCCTGTGTTACCTCTCAGGTGGGTGGTGTGCAAGCAGCTGTATGTGCCCACTCTCTCCATTCTTTTTCAGGTTCCTCGAGGCAGGGACTCTCCTCGTGTACTCACTGATGACGGATCTCTCGGCTCTACTTTCAGCTTTGACGGCTCTTCTCTCAGCTCTCTTTTCGACTCTCCTCTCGGCTCTCCAGCAGCCCCTCTCCATGATGAAACTGAACAGGTGACAAACAGGGAAATGGAAGCCGACGATGGATCTCCTCTTGGCTCTACACTCAGCTCTCCAGTCCACTATGTAAGTGCACATCCAGCCTGTGTTACCGCTCAGGTGGGTGGTGTACAGAGTTGGGTGTAACGCGTTACTGTAATCACATTACATTTGTCTGTAACTAGTAGTGTAATGCTTTACTTTTCTAAATTCAATAATCACACTACAGTTACTAAGAGTGTGTGAGCAAAGATGACTTTATTCTCCTATTTGAGATACCGTAGCCTACTAGGAAATAGGAATCCTCCTCAAGCCGTTGAAATGTTGCCGTGGTGTGCTTTACCCTATCATGAGCAGGGTGTGTGGAATCAGGCCGCCTCTTGGCACTGCCTCTGAGACGGTCTTCTTGGCTTTAGATGatacttttttgctttcctaTTTACAATCAGGTCGTTCATAAGAGCTAAAAATAAAACTCTAAATATTCAcctgtataaaaaaaaatctgccgtTCAAAATGTCACGGTAGTGAGTGCGTTCTTAATTAAGTTAAACTGCATTgccggtattagtgtgtgtgtgtgtgtgcatcttctGGGAGGGCGACAAGAACATTCGCAAAAAATCAAACCCATTGGAGTATGTGTAAGCTTAATACTGAGCGGGAGAGTGGGAAACAGTGCACAACTAACTAATGACTGGTCTGAAGTCATTCACACCACAAATTGCCTGCAAAAAGATTTCAGGGTGTTATACAAACTAGGATTGCCACTGTTTTCAATGTGAACAAGAGCATCTAGTATTAATGACAGAAGATGCACAAGTTGCGAGCGCACTTCACTCAAAGCAGTTAAATTTTTTGCAAGTTGTGTGCGTGTCACCAATCAACATTGTGAGGGAGGGTGCGCAAGCAGGGCAGCAGCGCCTCCATAAAGCAATTcgaatttgcacaatttttAAAAGCAGCACTGAGGTACCGTATTTGTACTTGAAGGCAGCTTTCAGTAAGACAAAGCAATCAGCTATCTGTAAGAAATGCCTGGTAGGCCTACAGCGCAACCTGGATTGGAGTAGTGTAATATACTAGATTATGCTACCTAATGTTTCATACAAcgtcattaattaaataataaatagaagGGGGCAATATCAATAACGGCATACATAGAAACAATTCAACGCAGTAATGTAAAAAGTAATGTAACACGTTAGAGAGTAAAGAAGTAATGTAAGGGGTTACATTTTTTCCAGAAGCGAGTAATGTGTAATATATTCCTTTTTTTGAGTTACACTGGTGGTGTGCAAGCAGCTGTATGTGCccactctctccattctcttttTCAGGTCCCCCGAGGCAGGGACTCTCCTCGTGTACTCGCTGATGACGGATCTCTCGGCTCTACTTTCAGCTTTGACGGCTCTTCTCTCAGCTCTCTTTTTGACTCTCCTCTCGGCTCTCCAGCAGCCCCTCCCCATGATGAAACTGAACAGGTGACAAACGGGGGCTTGGATGCCTTGTTGACTGCCCGTAGTAATGTCTCGAAAGCTGAAGCTCTCCTCATGCTAATGAGTTACATTGCAAAGCATAACATCACAGGTGTCCAGCTCACTGATCTCCTCTCACTGATCAACCAATTATTTGGTCATGAGGTCCTGCCTAGGTCTAAGTATCTCTTCAACAAAGTTTTCAATGAACAATCCAAAGACATCTCTTTCCAGATATATTGTCAACAATGTAAACATCTCATTGGCACAAGTCATGAAATCACTAACAGAAAACATTGTGTAACTTGTGGGACTGCCTTTGAAACAGATAGACTGAACGGTGGTAGCTTCTTCCTCAGCTTACCTTTAGACTCGCAGATCCAGGCCTTTCTTGAAAACAGTGATGTGTCCAGTCATTTGAATTATCGTTTCATTAGAACAAAGAGTAATCATAATGCAATCAGCGACATATATGATGGTGTGAAATACAAGGCACTTGCAGGGCCGGGTGAAATCCTCTCTAACCCAAATAACTTGTCCTATACATTTAATTCAGATGGATCACCTTTGTTTAAGTCTGCCAAATTTTCTATGTGGCCAATTCATATTATGATCAATGAACTTCCGCCTGCAATGAGGTCAAAACACTTGATTTTAGCAGGCCTGTGGTGTGGACCCCGTGAGCCGTTGATGGAAATTTTTCTCAAGCCTTTCGTAGAACAAGCAAAGAAACTGGCAAATGTTGGTGTAACTTGGAGAAATCAAGGTGAGCTTGTCAAAAGCAAATTAGTTGGCCTTTGTTGTAGTGTCGATTCCAAAGCAAGGCCACAGATGCTGAATACGACCCAGTTCAATGGCTACTATGGCTGCAGCTTTTGTTTGCACCCGGGAGAAATAGTGGGGAGAGTCATCAAGTACCCGGTCTCTGCTGATTCTTACGAAGACTGCACAAATGAGATGATGCTACAGGACATGGAGTTGGCTGGCAGAACTGGCAGAACTGTCAGAGGTGTTAAAGGTCCAACACCACTGATAAATTTGCCTTACTTTGATGTTGTTTGGGGCTTTGTACCTGACTATATGCATGCCACATTACTGGGAGTTTCAAGGCAAATTACAAAACTTTTAGTTGACAGTACGTCCTGCCGAGAACCGTACTATGTCGGTAGTCCTGCCAAGTTGAGGGTGATTGATGCCAGAATTGTGTCAATCAAACCACCGCATTTGATCACTAGACTTCCTAGGAAATTGTCTGACCGAATTCACTGGAAAGCGACAGAATGGCGGAATTGGCTCTTGTTTTATTGTGTTCCATGTTTGAGTGGGTTTTTGCCAAAACAGTACTTGGGAAACTTGTGTCTGTTAGTGtctgctctctttcttcttttgcaAGATGAGATTTCTTCAGATGACATCGGCAAAGCCGAAACTTTACTCCTGGAATTTACATACAGGTTTCAAATGTTGTATGGTGAGTCAGAAATGACATTCAATGTTCATTTGCTCAGTCATCTCGGAAAGTCTGTGAGATTGTGGGGTCCGTTGTGGGCTCATTCAGCCTTTCCTTTTGAGAGTGCAAATGGCTCTCTGCTGAAATTAGTCTCAGGAACAAAAGCAGTTGCCCAGCAGATAGCCAATAAGTACCTGGCATACAGCTCAATTCCAAGCTTTGCTTTGAAGTACTCAATAAAAGATCAAGTGTCTGAGTTCTGTGCAAAAATGAACAATTTTCCAACCGTTAAGAAAGCTGTCAGATGTGATGACTGTGTACTTCTTGATAATGGCATGGTCCACATACTTAGTCCAGAAGAGCAGATTTTGTTAGCTGGCTACGGGTTGTGTCCTCTGAATGAAGTTGTTGTTCATAAAAGGATGCTAAGACATGGCTTGATATTCACAAGTAAGGAATATACACTGTCTCGAAGACGGAAGGAATGTTACGTCGAACTAACCAGTGGTAGGTGTGGAGAAATTGAAAAGATTATATATCTACCCAATGATGATGTGGTGCTGATTTTTAAGCCATTTTATGTGGTCCATGCTTTCCCATTGTTGCATCCATATGGCTTTGTTCCACATATCAAACTGGTTGATCATTTTGAGCCTTCCACACTTGTGCCAGTGGAACACCTCAAAGGTAAACGCATGTGCTTTTCAGTGAGTGACAACCAATACATGTGTTCCTTTCCAAACACTCATGAAAGAGACTGAAAGCGAATTCTGTGACCCAAAGTTGAGGTTACCATGTTACCAGTTGTCTCATGCCCCTCTTAGTTGGCCATGCAAATTGTGGGCTGACCTGGACTGCCTAGTCTTGCTAGCGCCTGGCAGACCAGCCTGGGCAGCCCTTCTGCCTTTCAAGCTTGGTCTTTGCGTCTTGCGGGGCTTTGTCCTGATTGGCAAGTATATagtgtacatttgtaaatagttTGTTGGTTGCATCAAAGGAGGGTATGAGAGAAAACAGGTGTAAAGTGGTGATTCTTAAAGGAACGTCATATGGACTCACGATTATGAGGGAAATGTTTGCATCAGTTTAGCCAAATTCAGAGCCCCTCTTAGTTGGCCATGCGAATTACGGACTGACCTGGACTGCCTGGCTACATAGTATCTGCCTTTGCGTCTGGCGGGGCCTGGCTTGTGCTTCATGGTTGGATCTTGCGCCTGGCAGACCAGCCTGGGCAGCCCTTCTGCCTTTCAGGCTTGGTCTTTGCGTCTTGCGGGGCTTTGTCCTGATTGGCATGTATATAGTGTACatttataaatagtttgttggTTGTatcagattagattagataagattcaactttattgttcttgtgcagagtacaagtacagggacaacgaaatgcagtttgtgtctaaccagaagtacaacaatgtatgaacaatatgcacagatatatgcagtgtagtagcagtaacattataagagcagaatagatACGGAATATGCAGTATGAACAGATATACAGATATGTGCAgagtagtagcagtaacattacaaGAGTAGTAAAcaaaaatgtataaatgtatgcAGTGTATTTGAGTATGgacagatatacagtatgtacagatatgtgcagtatagtaacagtaacattaaaacagtagtaaaaaaagtgTATGTGCAGTATGAACAGTGTAAAAGCAGTAGAATATGActatgtataagtgtaattacagtatgtgtatttataaaTATAACTAGAACACTATGGGGCTGAcagggtagtgcaattgtccgGGAGGCTGTTGAAGGGTAAAATGTCTgcctatatacacacatacatacacataccgGTATACACAGAGtgtcatgagcattctctctccctggtaacaaccttaattgattcaattctctgccactctgctcactctctctctactctgcctaacgagctccacctggctccgccctgctctgctcttgttacctggccagctgcgctgcatttcccactcaccatcctcaccttgccccactctgctctaattactctgccagctgcactgcatttctccactaacctctcccagtatataaagccctgtttttcagccaagccctgtcagatcgtcttcaaacctggaccagtaacctgcctgcctgcccgcccgcccgcccgcccgcccgcctgcccgcccgcccgcccgcccgcccgcctgcccgcccgcccgccctcTGACTCCTACCTGTGATTCGGATCCTTTCTTGACTGCCTCCCTGTTCTACTGCCCCGGTTATCCCGACCCGCCTTCCGGACCTTCTCGATTACTCTCCGATCTTCAGCCCCCCCGGTAATTCgaatctgccttctgtctctcaccacgtttagtgcctagccctggtctgtactactgcctgctgttcaccttgctgttgtgtgtgtgattccccaGGTCTCCGACCACCAGACGAGCGAGCCCCGACGCGTCACCACCCTCAGCCCGAGACGCCGCTCGATCActgggggacacacacactccttggaCTGGAACCCCCCCGGAGACTTGGAAAACCCGAGAACCCCTGGAACCCCTGGAACCCCTGACACCCCTGGCACTCCTAGCACCCCTGGAACCGGAACCTCCAAGACCTCacgtttctctcactcctcttcccccctgaacccttcaataaaaagactctgaatttgaacttgcgctCTTGGGTCGTCTTCTGTCCCTGACACGGAGAGTCTAAAATACTATATCCTCCTTTTTAACCAattttcattaaaatatttttttacattttataaaaagtagtagtaatttcagtagaactgtaattgggtatttTTAGATGATTTATCtgtactcaatcaaaacaaggCAGCTGCAATTTCATTGATATTACCTAAAATACACAATTGAATAAATTACtttgtaatgtttttaaaaattatatatatgtaatttgacatttctgtttgtattgcTTTTGGATGCATACATCTGTGAGTACAGATTCAGCTAAATGtttcaatcacttttcttcatctGTTAATCTCTATTGAGATATGTCCACTCTGTTAAGACGTTATATTGTAAGAGTTGTCTTGATCTGGAAAAAATGCATCACTATAGTTCTTGCTGAATATTACTGTTGGAGCAAAGCACAACAATTTGTAATAAAGACAATCAGCATTACAAGTTTGAgtatgtggtttgtgtgtgtgtgtgtgtgtttgtccatgttGGAATGACAAATATTTTGGCATGAATTCCATTATCAGTAGATTACTATCACTAGTCAGGTTCATTATATTCAGATTTTAACTTTTGTGGGAATTTTTGGGGGATTTGCTAAACTATACATTTTTGGAAAGGTTTTTGTATAGGGAGTCAGAAAATCAATGTTTGTCTATATGGCAGCCATATTGATGTTTAAAAAATGGCCGCCGTAAAATTTTAAATTGTAATGTCTTGATTTCTGAGTAAACTGGAATGTTGATTTTTACTTCTACCCCTATACTGTTACACTTCACCATATTAACCCTTCGATGCATGAGTTGGTAAAAAATGACCCTGTGTGGTTGTTTTCTTGCAATATCTTTGTCATGAAAAGTTATCATTTCATATTCCAGCTGTTCTTCAAAAAATTAAGATTTTTTATATCACTCATCAaaatacttaatatttattgtGGGAATGATTACAAAGACATGCACATTGCAAACCTACTAGAAAGGGTGCTGAGAGTGAGccacacacaaagtagcctgGCAATGTTTACTTGAATTTTAAAAGCCATTTGATAGTCTTCCCTACCAGGGGAGattcaaaataaaacagcaagcCAGATGAACGTACAGAATAGTACGTAGAGAATAGTCACATAGAAATAACTCTAGTAGGCTACCAAATAGCCTATTAAACTACCCCCAAAGTGAACTGGTTGAATTTAGCCAAGCCAGTTGCCATGTCTCAGAACTCTATAATGTTTGGTCTAATGTGGGTTTTGGGATAACTTTTGCCCTtaaagaacaatatagcaccttaataatattaatttaataattgaccatttttgaATATGTATTTATTCACACACCAGTGGCggttgctgctctttggaataGGGGAAGCTCTGGAAACAaagaagagaccactgcacttTTGAATACGGCCGTCAACTCATTCCAATGTCCctcagcaactgtaggatgacatcagaaaaatgtgcagtggtctcttaatttaaaaaaaaaaaaacattgatttagggtgtgtctgtgtgtgcatgtgcttcaATATACTTTCTATGTTTTGTCTTTACTCAAAATATTCCGGTATGTCTTGCAATGTATTCATCATTGCATCATACCACAATTATATATCATATACTATGGTGAGGACACATATAAGTTAAGTTGAATGGTATTTTGCAGATGCTTTTATTCAAAGCAACATGGGCTTCCAGCAGGCTGATTGATTCTCAGGCAGTGTCATTAACACTGCTCCACTTTGCCCACAATACTTCATCTTCTGTAGTAGCTATTTTGGGGTTATAACATTACCTAAGAAAACGGCCACTTCAGTTTCCATTAATCCTTTTCTTAACTTATTCTGCTGTAGGTTGTTAGCTATAATTACTGTCCACCTGCAACTGATATCTATGTACACACCACCAGAGCCACTACTTGTTTGTGGGACAAAAGGTGAAACTTCTGACAATCTGATTGTTTTTTAGTCTATACATAATTGACAGACCAGAAAGGTCCATTGAGAGTACCCAGACTCTTGTCACGAAGTGAGTGAGTCTGGTGATACCATTCCTATGTATGGAAAAATTCGATCTGTTCCACAGTGGCATGTAAGTTGTGTGCAGCTGTACTTAAGTATAACAAGAACACGTATGCTGTCGATAACCATCTAAAGAAATGAAATATTCGCTGCCAACAGCTAGCACTATCAGTGATCATCAGCACTGTACTGGTCCATTATGACTAGTCGACAACTGTTATGAAAAACTTGTCACCTTGACAATGCATGCATATTTGAAGGTTATTTTATGCATGATACATAGCTCTGAAAGTTGAAGTGTTAAAGCTTGGCAGACAGCTATTGTGCACATGCAATCTTGACAAATGACTGGaaaatctttttattttattttattttatttcgccATCAGTAGTATGGAAACATGCCAGAATCACCCATACCAAATTAACTTTGTGGACCTTCTAGTATGTTTGGTGTGAAGTTTTTTAACCCATATTGTGGGTGTATTTCAATCGGATgataaaaaacatgtttttttaggGACATGGGATTTTAAATGCGAACAACTTTTCATTACAATGATATTACAAGAAAACAACCACACCGGGTCATTTTTGACCCACTTATGCATCTATGGGTTAATGTGGTAAAGTCTTGTAGCTTTGTAAATAGCACCATTGGATTCCCTGACACTGAAAATGTGGGTTTATCAGTTACAATCAACATTCCAGCTTATTCAGAAGCCGAGATATTACAAattaaaattttgaaaaaatccaatatggccaccaCATAGACATCTGGGCAAATGCAAACATTGATTATCTGACTCCTTATACAATAACctttacaaaaatatatatatagtatataatatatatagtttAGCAAATCCCCAACAAATTCCCACAAAAATGCATAGTGAGCCTgactaagtatatatactcttttgatcccgtgagggaaatttggtctctgcatttatcccaatttgtgaattaatgaaacacactcagcacacaatgaggtgaagcacacactaatcccggcgcagtgacctgcctgcaacaacagtggcgctcggcactgctcaagggcacttcagctgtgcctattggtcggggttcgaaccggcaaccctccggttacaagtccgaagcactaaccagtaggccacggctgcccctcaaaGACTGTCCATTGACTGAAAAAAGCTGTTAAAAAGCTGATAAGAAGCCCAATGATAAAGTTGgaaagggggatgggggggcaaTGAGTACAAAATATATAGAAAAGACCAATAACTTGaacggaatgagagagagactcattgtaactggaaaaaagaaaccatATGGACATGTGGACTGGACTGGGGTGGACATTGTGTGAATGTCAGGATCTGTTgtatctatttggtattgttttgtcATGTATGAAACCATATGGACATGTGGACTGCACTGGCCAACTGGCCTGGAAAAAAGGCATGCGTAAAATAATTTTGGGGGCAGATAATATAATTTCAACCTCTCTCCATAAGCAAACAAAGACCTGGCCAGCTTGGCAAGCTGGCCCCACCAGCAATGCCCAGATGGGcaggtcaaaccagcatgaccatcttacaccagctgTATTCCACACGACatgctggtcacaccagcatgatcAGATGGGcaggtcaaaccagcatgaccatcttacaccaccAATATCAAGCTTGGCatgctggtcaccagcatgaccatcttacaccagctgtatcccacatgacaggctggtcacaccagcatgaccagcttcctcagatggttaCGCCAGCATGTCCACCAgcggcccaaccagctacaccagcaaagaccagcaagagctggaagaaaaccagcaaagactagctaaaaccagctaaaaccagctaccagcataagctggtttctagctggttttttcagcagggaggGACAGCTTGTTCCCTGTTCAACATCTCTTGTCCAATGTCCAAGTCCCGCAGGTTAGACAaactattatatataaatatctaATACTTGGCTCTACGCCGAAGGCAGTAATGACAGATAAAACACTATATGTACTTGAGAAATTGGAGCAAATCATAGAACTTACTTGCCTGAGGTCCTGTAGAAACTCTTTGAAGTTTGATACTCTTTCCCTTGATACTGCCATGTCAAAACTAGTCAAATATCTTTAATCAATTTGATTCTCGATTAGTTTGTCAACACCGTCAGTTGTGTGTCAACACTGTAAGATGGAGGTTTTTcgtttttataaaatatattataaatatatttattttgttcaATTGAGTGTGTTCATACATTAAAACACCAACTTATCTACATGCATCAGTGTCTTGTGTGCACAAAACCactaaatattaaaaataaaaaaatagtaaaCTAAATTAAGGTAATTTAAAATGGCTTATTTCAAAGCAAtgtaaaattatattaaaagtgTATAATGCAATTTATTGCTAAGGCACACCATTTCTACACACTTAAAGACTTTAGAGTGTTGTTGAATTGatcaaacagacaaaaaaacatattttcatgtGTCTGACGGAGTTGACAAATGACGTCAGTAAATGTCAATTTTGTCAGTGACAAGTTACGTCAGTAAATGTCAATTTTTATAAAAAGTGGTTAATAAAAAACCTGTTCCTTTTCAGGCATGATATATGAGATCTATgtttatgatgatatccaatTCAAATTAATGTAGTattgattttttgtttgtcactTTTCAAAAGTACTTTTGTCCCTTATCTCAAGAATCAGTGAACCATATCTTCTTTTATCTACAATCTTATTCAGTTTTAGCAATATCATTtctattattttttgtatttttatttattttttgtcatttgtattttgttttattaccggtttcattttatttcatttctgaGAGCACCTTGGGTCTTTTGCATTGCGtttaagtgtgctatataaataaatgtgacttgacTTTAACTCAGTGACGCTACCACAGCTAGATTTGGCAGTAACACTACCACAGAAGATGTATCGTAGCAACTATTAGCAACCAAACATGACTAGCCTGGCAACCAGCATGAGCATAGTGACATCATAGGTGGCCAATCAAGATGGCTTGCACCTGTATTTGGACCCCTGCGCCACCTCAaagtctccctttctctgtgtaCCTCTCCATACAACCATCAACAATACCATGATAACAGtaacattaaattaaataacTTAGTGTTTTATTAACAGAAGAAAAGTGAAGGTATGACCAGTATTGCGTGACTCTTGTAACTGGCTCCAAATCAGACGTTAGTTCATTTAACAGCTCCAAAATGGCTTTGCTGGAGGCAATATGTCTGAATTGTGTCTTTTGTTGTGAAATAACAGTGGAAAAAAAGACATTCTGTGTTCAGCTTCCTTCTCACAACAATAACAGTAGCCAACTATGTGTAACGCTTAGCACCTCCCTTTCAAAAAAATTAACAAATTAAACACAGATACATTTACAATAACCTGAAATGACTTTTGGACTTGGTAAATGGCAATGTGTGTGCTAAATAAACCTATTTCAGGTATAAATGGCATAATTGCATTGTCATTAAGGCAAACATACTAAAAGCACATTTCAGAGAAGCAATACTACATGTGCACCATTAGTAGATCAAGTTTACAGTTAATATGACCAAACCTTTAGTAAAATCATATTAGTAATCATAGACCACATCATCAGTCATCCATCATCAATCCTATGCTGAGATTCAGTTCAATTATGCATATTTATGATGGGAAATAGTCCAATATCTCGTACAGAAATTTGCTAAAGGTGGAGAAATATTGTGTAACAACCGAAGTGTAAAAGGAAGTATTAATACAATGTAGAGATGACAATGATGTACTGAAAAGACCGCAAATACAACTCTAACATCTTGgtgaaaacacttttttaatACAAGATTTGAACATACAGTGTCTAGTGGCAGAAATCAAATAATGtaaaacacagacaaaataatAGATTCTTCTATGCATTCTCTTCATCACTGATTTTATTCAACGTGGAAACAGAATAGGTCAGGCTTCAAAAGA encodes the following:
- the LOC125302185 gene encoding uncharacterized protein LOC125302185 isoform X2, whose amino-acid sequence is MEADDGSPLGSTLSSPVHYVPRGRDSPRVLADDGSLGSTFSFDGSSLSSLFDSPLGSPAAPPHDETEQVSDHQTSEPRRVTTLSPRRRSITGGHTHSLDWNPPGDLENPRTPGTPGTPDTPGTPSTPGTGTSKTSRFSHSSSPLNPSIKRL
- the LOC125302185 gene encoding uncharacterized protein LOC125302185 isoform X1, translated to MEADDGSPLGSTLSSPVHYVPRGRDSPRVLADDGSLGSTFSFDGSSLSSLFDSPLGSPAAPPHDETEQVTNGGLDALLTARSNVSKAEALLMLMSYIAKHNITGVQLTDLLSLINQLFGHEVLPRSKYLFNKVFNEQSKDISFQIYCQQCKHLIGTSHEITNRKHCVTCGTAFETDRLNGGSFFLSLPLDSQIQAFLENSDVSSHLNYRFIRTKSNHNAISDIYDGVKYKALAGPGEILSNPNNLSYTFNSDGSPLFKSAKFSMWPIHIMINELPPAMRSKHLILAGLWCGPREPLMEIFLKPFVEQAKKLANVGVTWRNQGELVKSKLVGLCCSVDSKARPQMLNTTQFNGYYGCSFCLHPGEIVGRVIKYPVSADSYEDCTNEMMLQDMELAGRTGRTVRGVKGPTPLINLPYFDVVWGFVPDYMHATLLGVSRQITKLLVDSTSCREPYYVGSPAKLRVIDARIVSIKPPHLITRLPRKLSDRIHWKATEWRNWLLFYCVPCLSGFLPKQYLGNLCLLVSALFLLLQDEISSDDIGKAETLLLEFTYRFQMLYGESEMTFNVHLLSHLGKSVRLWGPLWAHSAFPFESANGSLLKLVSGTKAVAQQIANKYLAYSSIPSFALKYSIKDQVSEFCAKMNNFPTVKKAVRCDDCVLLDNGMVHILSPEEQILLAGYGLCPLNEVVVHKRMLRHGLIFTSKEYTLSRRRKECYVELTSGRCGEIEKIIYLPNDDVVLIFKPFYVVHAFPLLHPYGFVPHIKLVDHFEPSTLVPVEHLKGKRMCFSVSDNQYMCSFPNTHERD